Proteins encoded by one window of Parabacteroides sp. FAFU027:
- a CDS encoding response regulator — protein MIKIVVCDEELIFVKMLKQELDKYGYDVSVTTDGYQCMDLIRTKMPDVLVTDLFVPRLNSLELISKVREIKQNIAILVYADIRSEKVIDQVFRLGVKDFVYKPVDPDRLIWRIKTIINRK, from the coding sequence ATGATAAAAATAGTAGTGTGTGACGAAGAATTGATTTTCGTGAAAATGCTTAAGCAGGAATTAGACAAGTATGGATATGATGTTTCAGTAACAACAGATGGTTATCAGTGCATGGACTTGATCAGAACAAAGATGCCAGATGTGTTGGTGACAGATTTGTTTGTGCCTCGCCTGAATAGTCTTGAACTTATATCAAAGGTCAGAGAGATAAAACAGAATATCGCGATCCTGGTTTATGCTGATATTCGCTCTGAGAAAGTCATTGATCAGGTATTTCGTTTGGGGGTAAAAGATTTCGTTTACAAACCGGTTGATCCTGACCGCCTAATCTGGAGAATCAAAACCATTATTAACCGAAAGTAA
- a CDS encoding HEAT repeat domain-containing protein encodes MITHRRMMASSFFLAFILFFILVIRIDEWLVSPIQSSGIGFLTPIHSLCKSFISQSADLREESGSIFRFLFPYLIVMAILSSMSIVLLFLAVINMRLFSKVRARRRQNYTDEVQKYILQYIDNRDKIAVAELKKLPPKIVTVQIFLLYRSIIGKKSQQLIRLFYELDCNKFVLKKSGSIFWSNRLRYLPIASAMQITAAKEYARQTIDCYMPLVRNEAEMAFFYLDKYHSLDFLKNFNRVLSEWHQLHIYNLIVRKSIPPPDFSVFYTEKNDSVVAFALQMTRLFRQKNNADLVIPYLRHTKDFVRKQAILTLRDFEMNEAVPNLIDIYGKEEPRLKIEIIRTLAFLSTNEAMEFLVNEMANPDKMIRIEIIQSLDHHLRSQLLNTIENFDGLEEIVRHISDGHIL; translated from the coding sequence ATGATTACTCACAGGCGGATGATGGCATCTTCGTTTTTTCTGGCTTTTATTCTTTTCTTTATTCTTGTTATTCGGATTGATGAATGGCTTGTTTCCCCTATCCAATCATCCGGCATAGGTTTTCTGACACCTATTCATTCTCTTTGTAAGAGCTTTATTTCTCAATCTGCTGATTTAAGGGAAGAAAGCGGCTCGATATTTAGATTTTTATTTCCATACCTAATTGTCATGGCTATTTTGAGTAGTATGAGTATTGTACTACTTTTTTTGGCTGTCATAAATATGCGATTGTTCTCTAAGGTTCGCGCTCGGAGACGTCAGAATTATACCGATGAAGTTCAAAAATACATCCTTCAGTATATTGATAACAGAGATAAAATTGCAGTAGCTGAATTAAAAAAACTCCCCCCTAAAATTGTTACTGTACAAATTTTTTTACTCTACAGAAGTATTATCGGCAAGAAGTCCCAACAGCTCATAAGACTATTTTATGAGTTGGATTGTAACAAATTTGTTTTAAAAAAATCAGGGAGTATTTTTTGGAGTAACAGACTTCGGTATTTGCCGATAGCATCAGCCATGCAGATTACAGCTGCCAAAGAATATGCCCGACAAACCATTGATTGCTACATGCCATTAGTACGAAATGAGGCGGAAATGGCCTTTTTTTATCTGGATAAATATCATTCTCTGGATTTTCTGAAAAACTTTAACCGGGTACTTTCAGAATGGCACCAACTGCATATCTACAATCTGATAGTTCGGAAATCTATTCCACCTCCCGACTTTTCTGTTTTTTATACAGAGAAAAATGATTCTGTCGTAGCATTTGCTTTACAAATGACGCGTTTGTTCAGACAAAAAAATAACGCAGATCTGGTGATCCCCTACCTGCGTCATACGAAAGACTTTGTTCGGAAACAGGCCATACTGACTTTGCGGGATTTTGAAATGAACGAAGCTGTTCCCAATTTAATTGACATTTACGGGAAAGAAGAACCCAGACTTAAAATCGAGATTATACGCACACTTGCATTTTTGAGTACAAACGAAGCGATGGAGTTCCTGGTTAATGAAATGGCGAACCCCGATAAAATGATTCGCATTGAAATTATCCAGAGTCTGGATCATCACCTTCGTTCCCAGTTGCTTAATACGATTGAAAACTTTGACGGCCTTGAGGAGATAGTAAGACATATTTCTGACGGACACATTTTGTAA
- a CDS encoding glycosyltransferase family 2 protein, which produces MVSTFLDSFFISFSIVIYSIYFLMGLLSMYKLVHYNKTNKMVDYSVLLSSPYAPGISVLAPAYNESKTIIDNIKALLAIQYGDFEVIIINDGSKDDSLEKVIREYQLEKVDYVVNYRIPTKQIRGIYRSTNRAYHFLTVIDKENGGKADSLNAGINISRHELFVAIDVDSVLIPDALLKLVKPFLQTEHERVLATGGAIRVANSCHLENGHLIDIEVPKNLWAKFQVIEYTRAFLIGRIALSKVNGLMLISGALGLFDKDIVINCGGYNRNTVGEDMELIVRMRKYAYEHKIRHRVEYIPDPLCWTEVPSTLKVLKRQRNRWARGVMDTLYFHKDVFLNRKHGVMGLVAYPYYLFLEWMTPILESIGITYVIFLFIIGQLNWKFLCLFFALGYLFSVAFSCTALLFEEITFHRYDKVRHQLKLFLIPFVEPLIFHPLNVYWSILGNISYFKGEKGWGNMERTGFSSSKKKSNI; this is translated from the coding sequence ATGGTAAGTACCTTCCTGGATTCTTTTTTTATCAGTTTTTCGATAGTAATCTATTCCATCTATTTTCTGATGGGATTATTATCGATGTATAAGCTTGTACACTATAATAAGACCAACAAGATGGTGGATTACAGTGTTCTGCTTTCATCGCCCTATGCACCTGGCATCTCCGTTTTGGCTCCGGCATACAATGAGAGTAAAACTATAATTGATAATATCAAAGCCTTGTTAGCCATACAATACGGTGACTTTGAGGTGATAATTATTAATGACGGGAGTAAAGATGATTCTCTGGAAAAAGTAATCCGGGAATACCAGTTAGAGAAAGTTGATTATGTGGTGAATTATCGGATTCCAACCAAACAGATAAGGGGAATTTACCGCTCGACTAACCGGGCTTATCATTTTCTGACGGTTATAGATAAAGAAAACGGAGGTAAGGCTGATTCTCTCAATGCGGGTATAAACATTTCGCGCCACGAGCTATTTGTGGCCATAGATGTAGATTCAGTCCTTATTCCTGATGCATTACTGAAACTGGTAAAGCCTTTCCTTCAAACTGAACATGAACGTGTATTGGCTACGGGAGGCGCTATCCGTGTCGCGAACTCTTGTCATCTTGAAAATGGACACCTGATTGATATTGAGGTTCCCAAAAACTTGTGGGCAAAATTTCAGGTAATTGAATATACCCGCGCTTTCCTTATAGGGCGCATTGCCTTGAGTAAGGTCAATGGATTAATGCTTATTTCGGGAGCTTTAGGCCTTTTCGATAAAGATATTGTGATAAACTGCGGGGGATATAACCGTAACACGGTGGGTGAAGACATGGAACTTATTGTGAGAATGCGAAAATATGCATATGAGCATAAAATCCGCCATCGGGTAGAGTATATTCCGGATCCTTTGTGCTGGACAGAGGTTCCTTCAACCCTAAAGGTTCTCAAACGTCAGCGTAACCGGTGGGCAAGGGGGGTAATGGATACTTTGTATTTTCATAAAGATGTTTTCTTAAACAGGAAACATGGAGTGATGGGGCTCGTAGCGTATCCCTATTATCTGTTTCTTGAATGGATGACGCCGATTCTTGAAAGCATCGGAATAACTTACGTTATATTTCTGTTTATTATTGGCCAGTTAAACTGGAAGTTTTTGTGCCTTTTTTTTGCATTAGGATATCTCTTTTCCGTTGCTTTTTCATGTACTGCTCTTTTATTTGAGGAGATAACTTTTCATCGTTATGATAAAGTCCGGCATCAGCTTAAGCTCTTTTTGATCCCTTTTGTTGAGCCTCTTATTTTTCATCCATTGAATGTTTATTGGTCCATTTTGGGGAACATCTCTTATTTCAAAGGCGAAAAAGGATGGGGAAATATGGAGCGAACCGGATTTTCCTCTAGTAAAAAGAAATCAAACATATAA
- a CDS encoding LTA synthase family protein, with the protein MKSNINPQISKNSLVSLLESFSTNMVILFVFILALRIYEFTGSRFNIGLKDNLVPVFRTALCFDLCFYSTFGVFLLVASCLMNYFAPKISRILLVLVPVVISVCHLLLVKYFSVALNPLGADAYHYSFGEIKQTLSAAISVWGIASLLLSVSVIIAAFVYIPRYKRVTSNFSIGLPILCILFFLFGISKSMVVSDFGSEYNNNLLTNKSSYFYAASFDYFFHSGNNSDISLDAKYSDGKIENDFTYKDPGKYAFMHVDSTKDVFSSYIRKSETAPDYVFIIVEGLGRAFSNDNSYLQSFTPFLDSLSRHSLYWENCLSTAGRTFEALPSILGSLPYGSNGFAESGNQMPSHLSLMRILADNGYQSSFYYGGDSKFDNMNLFLKQQKISHIYDQYNFDSSYKKLPSNSTASSWGYGDSELFRFYLSNLDQQPKNKPRVSVLLTLATHNPFLVNDQKRYNALFEKRIQELKLDASSVKQHREYKPQYASILYADDALRCFFRNYSLKPSFKNTIFIITGDHRMPDIPLSTKIDRYHVPLIVYSPLLKQASKFPAVVSHLDISPTILTFQKKQYRIKAPSLVSWLGAGLDTAHFFRNRNNYPLMQTKEGVNEFISGDYMLSAGKVFKLSENMGLKPVKDVIQSDKLQRLLNQFILRNKEMIDQKTLLPENLLKQY; encoded by the coding sequence ATGAAGTCAAACATTAATCCTCAAATCTCTAAAAATAGTCTGGTTAGCTTACTGGAGAGTTTCTCGACAAATATGGTAATTCTTTTTGTTTTCATTTTAGCACTGAGAATCTATGAATTTACCGGTAGTCGGTTTAATATTGGGCTGAAAGATAACCTTGTACCGGTTTTTAGAACAGCGCTTTGTTTTGATTTGTGTTTTTACTCAACGTTTGGAGTGTTTTTGTTGGTAGCCTCATGTTTGATGAATTATTTTGCTCCAAAGATTTCAAGAATCTTACTTGTTCTAGTCCCTGTTGTTATCAGCGTCTGTCATTTATTGCTTGTAAAATATTTTTCTGTTGCTCTTAATCCGTTAGGAGCAGATGCTTATCATTACTCTTTCGGAGAAATAAAGCAAACTTTAAGCGCAGCCATAAGCGTGTGGGGTATAGCCAGCCTTTTATTGAGTGTCTCTGTGATTATAGCTGCATTTGTTTACATACCCCGTTATAAGCGGGTAACTTCAAACTTCAGCATTGGATTGCCTATTCTCTGTATCCTTTTCTTTTTGTTTGGCATTTCTAAGAGTATGGTTGTAAGCGATTTTGGATCGGAATACAACAATAACTTACTGACCAATAAATCTTCATATTTTTATGCCGCTTCATTTGACTATTTTTTCCATTCAGGGAATAATTCAGACATTAGTCTTGACGCTAAATATTCAGATGGGAAAATCGAAAATGATTTTACATATAAAGATCCCGGGAAATATGCCTTTATGCATGTCGATAGCACAAAAGATGTATTTTCTTCATATATTCGGAAAAGCGAAACGGCTCCCGATTACGTCTTTATTATTGTCGAAGGATTAGGACGTGCTTTTTCAAACGATAATTCTTATTTGCAGAGTTTTACCCCATTCCTTGATTCTTTATCGCGGCACAGTCTTTATTGGGAAAATTGTTTGAGTACTGCAGGGCGTACATTTGAGGCGTTACCTTCTATTTTAGGGTCATTACCTTATGGATCAAACGGGTTTGCCGAATCAGGCAATCAAATGCCATCCCATTTGAGTCTTATGCGAATACTTGCTGACAATGGCTACCAGTCATCATTTTATTATGGCGGAGATTCAAAATTTGACAACATGAATCTATTCCTGAAGCAACAGAAGATCAGTCACATCTATGATCAGTATAATTTTGACAGTTCGTATAAAAAGCTGCCATCAAATTCAACGGCTTCTTCGTGGGGATATGGAGATTCGGAATTATTCAGATTTTACCTCAGTAATCTGGATCAACAACCGAAAAACAAGCCCAGAGTCAGTGTTTTGCTAACGCTTGCGACACACAATCCATTCCTGGTGAACGATCAGAAGCGATATAATGCTCTATTTGAAAAAAGAATACAGGAATTGAAACTTGATGCATCCTCTGTAAAACAGCACAGGGAGTACAAACCACAGTATGCGAGTATCTTGTATGCAGACGACGCATTGCGCTGTTTTTTCAGAAACTATTCATTAAAGCCTTCATTTAAAAATACGATCTTTATCATTACCGGAGATCACCGGATGCCGGATATTCCGCTTAGCACAAAGATTGACAGATATCATGTTCCTTTAATTGTTTATAGTCCGTTATTGAAACAAGCTTCGAAATTTCCGGCAGTAGTTTCTCATCTGGATATTTCCCCTACTATTTTAACTTTTCAAAAAAAGCAGTATCGTATTAAGGCCCCATCTCTTGTGAGTTGGCTGGGAGCCGGACTTGATACCGCGCATTTCTTTAGAAATAGAAACAATTATCCGCTGATGCAGACCAAAGAGGGAGTAAATGAATTCATTTCGGGGGATTATATGTTGAGCGCCGGTAAAGTCTTTAAACTTTCGGAGAATATGGGGCTTAAACCTGTTAAAGATGTAATCCAGTCAGATAAGTTGCAGCGTTTACTCAATCAGTTTATTCTGCGAAATAAAGAAATGATAGATCAAAAAACATTATTACCTGAAAACCTATTGAAGCAATATTGA